From Rutidosis leptorrhynchoides isolate AG116_Rl617_1_P2 chromosome 3, CSIRO_AGI_Rlap_v1, whole genome shotgun sequence, a single genomic window includes:
- the LOC139896550 gene encoding folate transporter 1, chloroplastic-like, translating to MTTTTVSASPWTDWKWENAVAGSIAGLATVAFTHPLDVVRTRFQVYDGRNPNLPCYKNTPHALFTIGRLEGLRGLYSGFSPAVLGSTVSWGLYFYFYNTAKQRYMKRHDKTSAYIHLASAAEAGGLVCLITNPIWVVKTRLQLQTPQNQYRAYSGFGDALKTILRDEGWRALYKGLLPGLFLVTHGAIQFAAYEEFRDIIVDFRAKRNPSNAKNSELLTTVDYATLGASSKLAAILATYPFQVIRSRLQQRPMLDGVPRYVDSGDAMTKTAKLEGPKGFYRGITANLLKNLPAASITFIVYENVLHLLKRTGKNN from the exons ATGACGACGACGACGGTTTCGGCGTCGCCGTGGACGGATTGGAAATGGGAAAACGCCGTCGCTGGTTCGATCGCTGGACTTGCTACCGTCGCCTTTACTCATCCCCTTGATGTTGTCCGTACCAGATTTCAGG TTTATGATGGCCGGAACCCTAACCTTCCGTGCTATAAGAACACTCCTCATGCTCTCTTCACCATTGGACGATTAGAG GGTCTCAGAGGGCTCTATTCTGGCTTTAGTCCTGCAGTGTTGGGCTCAACCGTCTCATGGGGTCTATACTTTTATTT ttataacactgctaaaCAACGATATATGAAGCGTCATGACAAGACAAGTGCATATATTCATCTTGCTTCAGCTGCGGAAGCAGGAGGGTTG GTATGTCTTATTACCAATCCTATTTGGGTTGTGAAAACAAGATTACAACTTCAGACTCCTCAGAATCAATATCGGGCATATTCTGGTTTTGGTG ATGCTTTGAAAACCATATTGAGAGATGAAGGATGGAGAGCGTTATACAAAGGGCTTTTACCTGGACTTTTTCTG GTTACTCATGGTGCCATTCAATTTGCAGCATATGAGGAGTTTCGTGATATTATAGTTGACTTCAGGGCTAAACGTAATCCGTCTAATGCTAAAAATTCAGAGTTACTG ACCACAGTTGATTATGCAACCTTAGGAGCCTCCTCTAAACTGGCTGCCATTCTTGCAACATACCCATTCCAG GTCATTCGTTCTCGTCTTCAG CAACGACCCATGTTAGACGGGGTTCCAAGATATGTGGATAGCGGGGATGCCATGACAAAAACTGCCAA GTTAGAGGGTCCTAAAGGTTTTTACAGAGGCATTACAGCAAACCTTTTGAAAAATCTTCCTGCAGCTTCCATAACTTTCATTGTGTATGAAAACGTTCTGCATTTGCTAAAACGGACCGGGAAGAACAACTAA